Proteins from a single region of Candidatus Ozemobacteraceae bacterium:
- a CDS encoding DUF370 domain-containing protein, whose amino-acid sequence MKVRLLNVGFGNVVVAGRIVAIVSPGSAPIKRLKEDAKERGKLIDATYGRKTRAIVVTDSDHVILSAINPETAALRLLGRKIADHSEEEATEEINHTPEVE is encoded by the coding sequence ATGAAGGTCCGTCTTCTCAACGTGGGGTTCGGCAACGTCGTCGTCGCCGGCCGCATCGTTGCTATCGTCAGCCCCGGCTCGGCTCCGATCAAGCGCCTCAAGGAAGACGCCAAGGAGCGGGGCAAGCTGATCGACGCGACCTACGGCCGGAAAACCCGCGCCATCGTCGTCACCGATTCCGATCACGTCATTCTTTCGGCGATCAACCCCGAAACCGCAGCGCTCCGCCTGCTTGGCCGCAAGATCGCGGACCACAGCGAGGAAGAGGCTACCGAAGAGATCAACCACACACCGGAGGTCGAATAA
- a CDS encoding DNA-directed RNA polymerase subunit omega, producing MALKFRSRTEITDRIPNKYDAVMAISQRVKMLVEGRKRLIDTGDENYVKVAMEEIASGALEIEVEK from the coding sequence ATGGCTCTGAAGTTCCGCTCACGCACCGAAATCACCGATCGCATCCCGAACAAGTATGACGCCGTCATGGCCATTTCCCAGCGCGTCAAGATGCTGGTCGAAGGCCGCAAGCGGCTGATCGACACCGGCGACGAGAACTACGTGAAGGTCGCGATGGAAGAGATCGCCTCCGGAGCCCTCGAGATTGAGGTCGAAAAGTAA
- the fmt gene encoding methionyl-tRNA formyltransferase, which produces MPESAGSSPLRVVFMGCPAFAVPVLKALAASPAFQVTAVYCMPDRPKGRGHKETATPIKQAAEALGLPVWQPASFRKDPSAVAELRAEKPDFLVVVAYGLILPQEVLDIPRLAAVNLHASLLPKYRGPSPIHAALIAGDSVTGNTVMLMNEKMDEGDILATETTPIAPADTLSSLHDRLSELGAPLVVRTLLGFSRGEIRPEPQNHALASYTQKISSDTAHLLWNRPATELFNLIRAMTPCPGAWFEANGERLKVGAAAVDESVTAAPGTVIRADAHGVRVACGEGSSLLLLKLQRPGKSMMPAADFLRGFTFPASLE; this is translated from the coding sequence ATGCCCGAATCAGCCGGGTCCTCCCCCCTGCGGGTGGTCTTCATGGGCTGCCCCGCCTTTGCGGTGCCTGTCCTCAAGGCCCTTGCTGCATCACCCGCGTTCCAGGTCACGGCGGTGTATTGCATGCCCGACCGGCCCAAGGGCCGAGGGCACAAGGAGACGGCGACTCCCATCAAACAGGCAGCAGAGGCGCTCGGGCTCCCCGTTTGGCAGCCAGCATCCTTCCGCAAAGATCCGTCAGCGGTCGCCGAACTGCGTGCAGAGAAGCCCGATTTTCTCGTCGTTGTCGCCTACGGGCTCATCCTCCCGCAGGAAGTGCTCGACATCCCCCGGCTGGCGGCGGTCAACCTGCACGCCTCGCTCCTGCCGAAATACCGTGGCCCCTCCCCCATTCATGCAGCGCTGATTGCGGGCGACTCCGTCACAGGGAACACCGTGATGCTGATGAACGAAAAAATGGATGAAGGCGACATTCTCGCGACGGAAACGACGCCCATCGCGCCTGCCGACACGCTTTCGAGCCTGCACGACCGTCTGAGCGAGCTGGGAGCCCCACTCGTGGTGCGCACGCTTCTCGGCTTCTCACGCGGCGAGATACGCCCCGAGCCCCAGAATCACGCGCTCGCCTCCTATACGCAGAAAATCTCGAGCGACACGGCTCATCTTCTCTGGAACAGACCAGCGACAGAGCTTTTCAATCTCATCCGGGCGATGACGCCCTGCCCAGGCGCGTGGTTCGAAGCGAACGGCGAACGGCTCAAGGTCGGGGCGGCCGCGGTGGACGAGTCAGTCACGGCCGCTCCCGGCACGGTCATCCGGGCCGATGCGCACGGCGTCCGCGTGGCCTGCGGCGAGGGCAGCTCTCTGCTGTTGCTGAAGCTTCAGCGCCCCGGGAAATCGATGATGCCGGCCGCGGATTTCCTGCGCGGCTTCACGTTCCCAGCCTCGCTGGAGTAG
- the def gene encoding peptide deformylase, translating to MIRRILHLGEEPLRELSEPIQAIDDELRTLAKDMFETMYKNNGVGLAAPQVGINRRLFVIDTGDNPMVFINPEIISQSGKETCEEGCLSLPGLRENVTRAKKIVGRATDLDGKLFEIQADGLMARAFQHELDHLDGVVFVDRISKARRLQIRQELSIIEAGGTIEYEDDERDDDGDDEAVA from the coding sequence ATGATCAGACGCATACTTCACCTGGGTGAAGAGCCGCTGCGCGAGCTCTCAGAACCCATTCAGGCCATCGACGATGAACTTCGCACGCTGGCCAAGGATATGTTCGAGACGATGTACAAGAACAACGGCGTCGGTCTCGCAGCCCCGCAGGTAGGCATCAACAGACGGCTGTTCGTGATCGACACCGGCGACAATCCCATGGTGTTCATCAATCCCGAGATCATCAGCCAGTCCGGCAAGGAAACCTGCGAGGAAGGGTGCCTTTCCCTGCCGGGACTGCGTGAGAACGTCACGCGGGCGAAGAAGATCGTCGGCCGTGCGACCGATCTCGACGGCAAGCTGTTCGAAATCCAGGCCGACGGCCTGATGGCCCGTGCCTTCCAGCACGAGCTTGATCATCTCGACGGCGTCGTATTTGTCGACCGCATCTCGAAGGCCCGGAGACTGCAGATCAGGCAGGAGCTTTCGATCATCGAAGCCGGCGGCACGATCGAATACGAAGACGACGAACGGGACGACGACGGCGACGACGAAGCCGTCGCCTGA
- the priA gene encoding primosomal protein N' has product MNTGIVRRYIEVSFPVAIPFEGGVLTYHLDASPDAFPAVGCRVVAPVQSQRIIGYIIRVTDIKPDFRTLPVTEVLDPIPLLSDALVCLALWMAESCLCTPGEAFHAMLPAGVKQKMTRIARPGPAALAGSMEALPAPVAWLRGKGEAAYKSWLARFPQVSARLATWSAEGMVVVGFEKQEAAGPRVVRLVAIPQDRAIELESLTPKERQVIEALLRINTPLSIPRLCREADVSNAPVQQLVKKGMLTIREERFWREVARDAYYRTATPPLPELTAEQTAVLSEIRAAAAGDRRPVLVRGVTCSGKTEVYLRWVAELLEAGRGVIVLVPEISLTPQMVKRFRDRFGERVAILHSRLSDGERFDQWELIRSGAAPVVVGARSAVFAPVPNLGSIIIDEEGEPTFKQGESPRYHAREAAAKRCELEHAQLVMGSATPTMDAFQRARDGRYRLVEMTRRVTDRTPPQVDLVDMRQELVAKKNRSMFSETLANALRSTLGAGKQAILYLNRRGHSSFVLCRACGKVIECSRCQVSLVYHEGSRILRCHYCGEAKPLPTVCPSCGSEAIRYFGAGTQRVESEARRYFPGARIARMDSDTTGTRGSLEQILERFGRHEVDILIGTQMVAKGLDFPDVTLVGILAADSLLRIPDFRSSERNFSLLAQVAGRAGRGDVAGRVVLQTYFPDHHSIRHALTEDYHGFFAEESEHRRAAGFPPFLALASLLFTSEQADKAKEAAQKLADALSGNPGFAGGNILGPAPAPIERINNQFRFQLLARNPDRGALATALRASLKAAAVSGVKISVDIDPYFVL; this is encoded by the coding sequence ATGAACACCGGCATCGTCCGGCGCTACATCGAAGTCTCTTTCCCGGTCGCGATCCCGTTTGAAGGCGGTGTTCTCACCTATCATCTCGACGCGTCGCCAGACGCATTCCCGGCCGTCGGCTGCAGGGTCGTCGCGCCCGTCCAGTCCCAGAGAATTATTGGGTATATTATTAGAGTCACCGATATAAAACCCGACTTCCGCACCCTCCCGGTGACCGAAGTCCTCGATCCGATCCCTCTTCTCTCCGATGCCCTCGTCTGCCTCGCCCTCTGGATGGCGGAGTCCTGTCTCTGCACGCCCGGCGAGGCCTTTCACGCGATGCTTCCGGCGGGGGTGAAACAGAAGATGACACGGATCGCCCGGCCCGGCCCGGCGGCGCTGGCCGGCTCCATGGAAGCCCTTCCCGCCCCGGTCGCCTGGCTGCGCGGCAAGGGCGAGGCCGCCTATAAATCGTGGCTGGCGCGCTTTCCCCAGGTTTCCGCCCGACTGGCCACGTGGTCGGCGGAAGGGATGGTCGTCGTCGGCTTCGAGAAGCAGGAAGCGGCAGGACCTCGCGTCGTCAGGCTCGTTGCGATTCCGCAGGACCGGGCCATCGAACTCGAGTCCCTGACGCCGAAGGAGCGCCAGGTAATCGAGGCGCTCCTCCGCATCAATACGCCCCTGTCCATCCCGAGGCTGTGCCGGGAAGCCGACGTCAGCAACGCGCCCGTGCAGCAACTCGTGAAGAAAGGCATGCTGACGATCCGTGAAGAGCGGTTCTGGCGCGAGGTGGCGCGCGACGCGTATTACCGCACCGCCACGCCTCCGCTTCCCGAACTGACGGCCGAACAGACGGCCGTGCTTTCCGAGATCCGGGCGGCGGCAGCCGGAGACCGTCGGCCGGTGCTCGTTCGCGGCGTCACCTGCTCGGGAAAGACCGAAGTCTATCTCCGCTGGGTGGCCGAGCTCCTGGAAGCGGGACGCGGCGTCATCGTGCTCGTCCCAGAAATTTCCCTGACCCCCCAGATGGTCAAACGTTTCCGCGACCGTTTCGGCGAGCGCGTCGCCATCCTGCACAGCCGACTGTCCGACGGGGAGCGGTTCGACCAGTGGGAACTGATCCGCTCGGGCGCGGCTCCCGTCGTCGTCGGCGCCCGGTCGGCCGTCTTCGCACCGGTTCCGAACCTCGGCTCGATCATCATCGACGAGGAGGGGGAACCCACATTCAAGCAGGGGGAATCCCCCCGCTACCATGCCCGCGAGGCGGCCGCGAAGCGATGCGAACTCGAGCACGCACAGCTCGTGATGGGATCGGCCACTCCGACGATGGACGCGTTTCAGCGGGCCAGGGACGGCCGGTACCGTCTCGTCGAAATGACGCGGCGGGTCACCGACCGCACGCCGCCGCAGGTCGATCTCGTCGACATGCGGCAGGAGCTCGTCGCCAAAAAGAACCGGAGCATGTTCTCGGAAACGCTCGCGAACGCCCTCAGATCGACCCTCGGCGCCGGCAAGCAGGCCATCCTCTATCTCAACCGCCGCGGGCACAGCAGTTTCGTGCTGTGCCGGGCTTGCGGCAAGGTCATCGAGTGCTCGCGCTGCCAGGTGTCTCTCGTGTATCACGAGGGCAGTCGCATCCTGCGATGCCATTACTGCGGCGAGGCCAAGCCCCTGCCGACCGTCTGCCCGTCGTGCGGCAGCGAGGCGATCCGGTATTTCGGGGCCGGCACGCAGCGCGTCGAATCAGAGGCACGCCGGTATTTTCCCGGCGCCCGCATCGCACGCATGGACTCGGACACGACGGGCACCCGGGGCTCGCTCGAGCAGATTCTCGAACGGTTCGGCCGTCACGAGGTTGACATCCTGATCGGCACACAGATGGTCGCCAAGGGCCTCGACTTTCCCGACGTCACGCTCGTCGGCATTCTCGCCGCGGACAGCCTGCTGCGGATTCCGGATTTCCGCTCGTCGGAACGGAATTTTTCGCTGCTGGCACAGGTTGCAGGCAGAGCCGGGCGCGGCGATGTTGCGGGGCGCGTCGTTCTTCAGACGTATTTTCCCGATCACCATTCGATCAGGCATGCCCTCACCGAGGATTACCACGGCTTTTTCGCCGAAGAGTCGGAACACCGGCGCGCGGCAGGGTTTCCGCCGTTCCTCGCGCTCGCCTCGCTCCTGTTCACCAGCGAGCAGGCCGACAAGGCGAAAGAGGCGGCGCAGAAGCTCGCCGATGCCCTCTCCGGGAATCCCGGCTTCGCGGGCGGGAACATCCTGGGGCCGGCGCCGGCACCGATCGAGCGAATCAACAACCAGTTCCGCTTCCAACTCCTCGCGCGGAACCCGGACCGGGGTGCGCTGGCGACGGCCCTGCGGGCGTCGCTGAAGGCGGCTGCCGTTTCCGGGGTAAAAATATCTGTTGATATAGATCCATATTTCGTCCTTTAG
- a CDS encoding Uma2 family endonuclease yields the protein MSPEIKRAEKKFTYGDYCTWPDDERWELIDGVAFDMTPAPSRQHSLVQGALQDILRPFFRGKPCEVHNAPFDVRLPKGQEADELVDTVVQPDLLVVCDEKKLDDKGCRGAPDLVIEILSPSTSSRDHITKKYLYEKHGVKEFWIVSPADRRIIVYVLESAGRFGEAVIYSDIDIMKCSLFPGLEVDLGYVFSSIPRTVRESPRKYLA from the coding sequence ATGTCCCCTGAAATCAAGAGAGCCGAAAAAAAGTTCACCTACGGCGATTATTGCACCTGGCCCGACGACGAACGCTGGGAATTGATCGACGGCGTCGCGTTCGATATGACACCTGCTCCGTCCCGGCAACATTCGCTCGTTCAAGGGGCTCTCCAGGACATTCTCCGGCCATTTTTCCGGGGAAAACCTTGCGAGGTGCACAACGCCCCCTTCGACGTACGGCTGCCGAAAGGCCAGGAGGCCGACGAACTGGTGGACACCGTCGTTCAGCCCGACCTGCTCGTCGTCTGCGACGAGAAGAAACTCGATGACAAAGGATGCCGGGGCGCACCCGATCTCGTCATCGAGATTCTATCGCCCTCCACCTCGTCACGAGACCACATCACGAAAAAATATCTCTACGAGAAGCATGGCGTGAAAGAGTTCTGGATCGTCTCGCCAGCCGACCGCCGAATCATCGTCTATGTCCTGGAATCAGCCGGGCGCTTCGGGGAAGCGGTCATATATAGCGATATTGATATCATGAAATGCAGCCTGTTTCCCGGCCTCGAAGTAGATCTGGGGTATGTTTTCTCATCTATTCCCCGGACCGTTCGGGAGTCTCCAAGAAAATATCTCGCCTGA